The genomic region CGGGATCGGTGTCACCGGGCAGTTCTCCGCCGTGGACGGTCTGATCACCGGCGAGGAGAACATGCTGCTGATGGCGGACCTGCACCACCTGTCCAGGAGCGAGGGGCGGCGGGTCACCGCCGAGCTGCTGGAGCGGTTCGACCTCACGGAGGCCGCGAAGAAGCCCGCTTCCACCTACTCCGGCGGCATGAAGCGCCGCCTGGACATCGCCATGACGCTGGTCGGCAGCCCGCGGATCATCTTCCTCGACGAGCCGACCACCGGCCTCGACCCGCGCTCCCGGCACAACATGTGGCAGATCATCCGCGAGCTCGTCACGGGCGGGGTCACCGTCTTCCTCACCACCCAGTACCTGGAGGAGGCCGACGAGCTCGCCGACCGCATCGCCGTGCTCCACGACGGCAGGATCGCCGCCGAGGGCACCGCCGAAGAGCTGAAGCGGCTCGTCCCCGGCGGGCACGTCCGGCTCCGCTTCACCGACCCGGCCGCCTACCGGCGCGCCGCGTCCGCACTGCGCGAGGCCTCCCGGGACGACGAATCACTCGCCCTGCAGCTCCCCAGCGACGGCAGCCAGCGCGAACTGCGCTCCATCCTCGACCTGCTGGACTCGGCCGGCATCGAGGCCGACGAGCTGACCGTGCACACCCCCGACCTCGACGACGTCTTCTTCGCCCTGACCGGCTCCACCGTGCCCGGCCAGAACAACCAGCCCAAGGAGGCTGTCCGATGAGTTCCTTCTCCCTCGCCGTGCGCGACTCGTCCACGATGCTGCGCCGCAACCTCCTGCACGCCCGGCGCTACCCGTCGCTCACCCTGAACCTGCTGCTCACCCCGGTGATGCTGCTGCTGCTCTTCGTCTACATCTTCGGCGATGTGATGAGCGCCGGCATCGGGGAGGGTGGGGCGGACCGGTCCGAGTACCTCGCGTATCTCGTCCCGGGCATCCTGATGCTGACCATCGGCGGCACCACGATCGGCAGCGCGGTGTCCGTCTCCACCGACATGTCCGAGGGCATCATCGCCCGCTTCCGCACGATGGCCATCCACCGCGGCTCCGTGCTCATCGGGCACGTCGTCGGCAGCGTCCTGCAGTGCGTGATGAGCGTGGTCCTCGTCGGGGCCGTCGCCGTGGCCATCGGGTTCCGGTCCACGGATGCCACCGCCCTGGAGTGGATCTTGGCGGTGGGGCTGTTGA from Streptomyces sp. NBC_00190 harbors:
- a CDS encoding ATP-binding cassette domain-containing protein, whose translation is MPSSVMPASTRGDGQPSPAAVSTVGLRKSYGDKTVLDGIDLRIPAGSVFALLGPNGAGKTTAVKILSTLIAPDGGQAQVAGHDVATAPDGVRAGIGVTGQFSAVDGLITGEENMLLMADLHHLSRSEGRRVTAELLERFDLTEAAKKPASTYSGGMKRRLDIAMTLVGSPRIIFLDEPTTGLDPRSRHNMWQIIRELVTGGVTVFLTTQYLEEADELADRIAVLHDGRIAAEGTAEELKRLVPGGHVRLRFTDPAAYRRAASALREASRDDESLALQLPSDGSQRELRSILDLLDSAGIEADELTVHTPDLDDVFFALTGSTVPGQNNQPKEAVR
- a CDS encoding ABC transporter permease, whose product is MSSFSLAVRDSSTMLRRNLLHARRYPSLTLNLLLTPVMLLLLFVYIFGDVMSAGIGEGGADRSEYLAYLVPGILMLTIGGTTIGSAVSVSTDMSEGIIARFRTMAIHRGSVLIGHVVGSVLQCVMSVVLVGAVAVAIGFRSTDATALEWILAVGLLTLVALALTWIAVGMGLSSPNAEAASNNALPLMVLPLLSSAFVPVDAMPGWFQPIAEYQPFTPAIETLRGLLLGTEIGNNGWLAVVWCLGLAALGYFWSKSLFNRDPK